A part of Thermocrinis albus DSM 14484 genomic DNA contains:
- the sreA gene encoding sulfur reductase subunit SreA, translated as MDIGGSFYDRKAYSTCYMCACRCGIEVYVRNGKVTYIKGNDLHPTNRGVLCAKGSSGIMKEYSPARLRKPLLRVGPRGSGQFKEIEWEEALEIATKWLEEARRKGPHRIAFFTGRDQMQAINSWFAGQLGTINWAAHGGFCSVNIAASGLYSIGGSFWEFGEADFENTKYFMLIGVAEDHSSNPFKLGIQEMKRKGGKFVVVNPVRWGYGAVADEWVPIKPGTDGAFFLGIMHVLFKYNLVNWEFLKEYTNAPWLVICAPGTSVDGLFYRNAEGKPMVFDRKSGTFKPADRIVPENLDPAFIGEFVTPEGLKVRPAFDIFAERLVRDYSPEKVEKITGIPAKDIERIAKEMGTIALYHPIEIPCEWTDVWGRKHTKFVGRPVSFHMMRGVASHSNGFQTARTVFLLMMMLGVVDVPGGFLNKPPYPKHIEDLPKPYKINSLDDIKYGDVYPGPHLGYPQNPDDLLVDEKGNPLRIDWAYSWWFPLAAHGCIQNVIPAAYQKNPYEIDVLMIYMANMAWNSSQNIPYILEALTATDPSGNYVIPKIITIDAFYSEQVAYSDLVLPDATYLEQWFALSLLDRPPSAVDGPVDAIRQPIVDPKQMGYDVKPWGEVMVELGWRLKLPGFVNPDGSRKYQDWKDFLINWQPRPGVGALAGWRGKKGDKHFVGEPNPNQLEMYVKNKGFFYYRLPLNMRFYRHANKDYQEWAVSVGFLKKVAPIIFNFYLETLQTFRLAGMGLWNGKNQPPNDPILRERLVKYFDPLPFWYPPFEEEVSGDQYPLYAFTQRPQWMYHSWDSQNAWLRQISTRNYLYMNPKTAEKLGIKHLDWVWVESRIGKVKCQVFLTETTEPNSVWTWNAIGKMQGTWGLKPEAEEGHEGFLLNHVIPHSIRIGGKEIYYGDPITGHLAWFDTKVRVYKAEDQTPETYPQFKVEPLPYIKERWVEVLRYKP; from the coding sequence ATGGACATAGGAGGAAGCTTTTACGACAGAAAAGCTTACAGCACCTGCTACATGTGTGCTTGTAGATGCGGCATAGAAGTTTATGTAAGAAACGGAAAAGTTACCTACATAAAGGGCAACGATCTTCATCCTACCAACAGGGGCGTTCTGTGCGCCAAGGGGTCCTCTGGCATAATGAAGGAGTACAGTCCTGCCAGGTTGAGAAAACCTCTACTGAGGGTAGGTCCAAGAGGTTCCGGGCAGTTTAAGGAAATAGAGTGGGAGGAAGCTCTTGAGATAGCCACCAAGTGGTTGGAAGAAGCTCGCAGAAAGGGACCTCACCGAATAGCTTTCTTCACAGGAAGGGATCAGATGCAAGCCATCAACAGCTGGTTTGCAGGTCAACTGGGCACCATCAACTGGGCAGCACACGGAGGTTTCTGTTCGGTAAACATAGCAGCGTCAGGCCTTTACTCTATAGGTGGTTCCTTCTGGGAGTTTGGTGAGGCAGATTTTGAGAACACCAAGTACTTTATGCTGATAGGTGTAGCAGAGGACCACTCCTCCAATCCCTTCAAGTTGGGTATCCAAGAGATGAAGAGGAAGGGGGGCAAATTCGTAGTGGTCAACCCGGTAAGGTGGGGATACGGTGCTGTGGCAGACGAGTGGGTACCCATAAAACCCGGTACAGACGGTGCCTTTTTCTTGGGTATAATGCACGTGCTTTTTAAGTACAACCTCGTTAACTGGGAGTTTCTTAAGGAGTACACCAACGCTCCTTGGCTGGTAATCTGTGCTCCAGGTACTTCTGTAGATGGGTTGTTTTACAGAAATGCTGAAGGAAAACCTATGGTCTTTGACAGAAAATCTGGCACCTTCAAACCTGCAGACAGAATTGTTCCAGAGAACTTAGATCCTGCTTTTATAGGAGAGTTCGTTACGCCGGAAGGTCTAAAGGTAAGACCGGCCTTTGACATATTTGCAGAAAGACTGGTAAGAGACTACAGCCCTGAGAAAGTGGAGAAGATAACGGGTATACCTGCCAAGGATATAGAAAGGATAGCTAAGGAGATGGGAACAATAGCTCTGTATCATCCCATAGAGATACCTTGCGAATGGACCGACGTATGGGGTAGAAAACATACTAAGTTTGTGGGCAGACCTGTTTCCTTCCACATGATGAGGGGCGTAGCGTCCCACTCCAACGGATTCCAAACCGCCAGAACCGTTTTTCTCCTCATGATGATGTTGGGAGTGGTGGATGTTCCCGGAGGATTCCTCAACAAACCCCCCTATCCTAAGCACATAGAGGATCTTCCCAAGCCCTATAAAATAAACAGTCTGGATGACATCAAGTACGGCGATGTTTATCCAGGACCCCACCTTGGGTATCCTCAAAACCCCGACGATCTTTTGGTGGATGAAAAGGGAAACCCCCTTAGGATAGACTGGGCTTACAGTTGGTGGTTTCCCCTTGCCGCACACGGCTGCATACAGAACGTTATACCTGCAGCCTACCAGAAGAACCCTTACGAAATAGACGTGCTTATGATCTATATGGCCAACATGGCTTGGAACTCTTCCCAAAACATACCTTATATACTGGAGGCGCTCACCGCTACCGACCCATCAGGTAATTACGTTATACCTAAGATAATAACCATAGACGCCTTCTACAGCGAGCAGGTAGCTTACTCCGACCTTGTGCTTCCTGATGCCACATACCTGGAGCAGTGGTTTGCCCTCTCCCTTCTTGATAGACCTCCCTCCGCCGTGGACGGACCTGTGGATGCCATAAGACAGCCTATAGTGGATCCTAAGCAGATGGGATACGATGTAAAACCGTGGGGGGAGGTTATGGTGGAGTTAGGTTGGAGACTGAAACTACCTGGCTTTGTGAATCCAGATGGCTCGCGTAAGTACCAAGACTGGAAAGATTTTCTCATCAACTGGCAACCGAGACCGGGTGTAGGTGCTCTGGCAGGTTGGAGAGGTAAAAAGGGTGACAAGCATTTCGTAGGCGAGCCTAACCCCAACCAGTTAGAGATGTACGTCAAAAACAAAGGGTTCTTCTATTACCGTCTCCCTCTCAACATGCGCTTTTATAGACACGCCAACAAAGATTATCAGGAATGGGCAGTGAGTGTGGGTTTTCTCAAGAAAGTGGCTCCTATAATCTTCAACTTCTATCTGGAAACACTGCAGACCTTCCGTCTTGCAGGTATGGGACTATGGAACGGTAAGAACCAACCACCCAACGATCCTATACTGAGAGAGAGGCTGGTAAAGTACTTTGATCCCTTGCCCTTCTGGTATCCTCCCTTCGAAGAGGAGGTGTCGGGTGATCAGTATCCTCTCTACGCCTTCACCCAAAGACCTCAGTGGATGTATCACTCCTGGGATTCTCAGAACGCATGGCTAAGGCAGATATCTACCCGTAACTACCTTTACATGAATCCCAAGACCGCAGAGAAACTGGGTATAAAGCATCTGGACTGGGTATGGGTAGAGTCCAGGATAGGAAAGGTTAAGTGTCAGGTTTTCTTGACGGAAACCACAGAACCAAACTCTGTATGGACTTGGAACGCCATAGGTAAGATGCAGGGTACATGGGGTCTCAAACCTGAAGCAGAGGAGGGCCACGAAGGTTTTCTCCTCAACCACGTTATTCCCCACAGCATACGTATAGGAGGAAAGGAGATTTACTACGGTGATCCTATAACGGGACACTTGGCTTGGTTCGACACCAAGGTACGTGTCTACAAAGCGGAAGACCAGACACCCGAAACCTATCCCCAGTTTAAGGTGGAACCCTTGCCCTACATAAAGGAGAGGTGGGTGGAGGTCTTAAGGTACAAACCATGA
- a CDS encoding RNA-guided endonuclease InsQ/TnpB family protein, whose protein sequence is MPKSLRCITISLNDLPKEYRIVLGYLTYHSGKLYNQALYLLKNKLAKVNMFDLYNKLNSSIHLKALQSRTAQIVLDELVRAYKNWFEFQIKPPKFKSKRNPHRTLTYDRTGFKVIGTKVRLSLSKELRRWLREKHDIHVKYLWIETGLELREELVKNIQIVPKGTGYELHIIYEHKIENREYSGNKVMVIDPNSGNFMVVGIEGIKTPYIIDGKGLKSLLRKYLKKIAKLQSLKDNLKNKGLPYHRVEERISKLWVKIKRLLRYYAHTVSNLILELAIKHGVKEIYIGDAVKNKNKESKLNSVADQIWSLLPHGKVKKYLEYKALEYGISVDYIDESYTSGVDSTLFCGVSKENYTPEGRIKRGLFRTSLGLLNADVNAVRNYLKKLGKFDLETALGRPVRLRVFYKLKGSSSAIPLYCGMGRSRGGVNPPVVVRNALSVQTYHEAPHL, encoded by the coding sequence ATGCCAAAATCTCTAAGATGTATCACCATATCCTTAAACGACCTTCCCAAAGAGTACAGGATTGTCCTCGGATATCTTACCTACCACTCGGGCAAGCTCTACAACCAGGCTCTCTACCTTCTCAAAAACAAACTCGCCAAGGTTAATATGTTTGACCTCTACAATAAGCTAAACTCCTCAATCCACCTCAAAGCCCTCCAGTCAAGAACAGCTCAGATAGTCTTAGATGAGCTTGTGAGAGCCTACAAAAACTGGTTTGAGTTTCAGATAAAACCTCCAAAATTCAAGTCAAAGAGAAATCCTCACAGAACCTTAACTTACGACAGGACAGGCTTTAAGGTGATAGGCACTAAAGTGAGGCTCAGTCTCTCTAAGGAGCTAAGAAGGTGGCTCAGAGAAAAGCACGATATACACGTCAAATACCTCTGGATAGAAACAGGGCTTGAACTGAGAGAGGAGCTCGTGAAGAATATTCAGATTGTTCCGAAAGGGACTGGATATGAGCTTCACATAATCTACGAGCATAAAATAGAAAACAGGGAGTATTCAGGAAACAAGGTAATGGTAATAGACCCAAACTCAGGAAACTTCATGGTGGTGGGGATAGAAGGGATAAAGACTCCTTACATAATAGACGGAAAAGGATTGAAAAGCCTGCTAAGGAAGTATTTAAAGAAGATAGCAAAGCTTCAGAGCTTAAAAGACAATCTCAAGAACAAGGGACTTCCCTACCACAGGGTGGAGGAGAGGATAAGCAAGCTCTGGGTGAAGATAAAGAGGCTTTTAAGATACTACGCTCATACGGTATCAAATCTGATACTTGAGCTTGCAATCAAGCACGGAGTGAAAGAAATCTACATAGGAGATGCGGTGAAGAATAAGAACAAAGAAAGCAAACTGAACTCGGTGGCGGACCAGATATGGAGCCTGCTTCCACACGGTAAAGTGAAAAAGTATCTGGAGTATAAAGCTCTGGAATACGGTATAAGTGTGGATTACATAGATGAGAGCTACACTTCAGGGGTAGACTCCACGCTCTTTTGTGGAGTTAGCAAAGAAAACTACACCCCTGAAGGAAGGATAAAGAGAGGACTTTTCAGAACCTCTCTTGGACTTTTGAATGCTGATGTTAATGCTGTGAGGAACTATCTTAAGAAGCTCGGAAAGTTTGACCTTGAAACCGCTTTGGGAAGACCTGTGAGGCTGAGGGTATTTTACAAGCTAAAGGGAAGTAGCTCCGCTATACCGCTGTATTGTGGTATGGGCAGGAGTAGGGGCGGTGTGAACCCGCCCGTGGTGGTAAGGAACGCGTTAAGCGTTCAAACCTACCACGAAGCTCCGCATCTTTGA
- a CDS encoding molybdopterin molybdotransferase MoeA — translation MISYQEALRILLENTQPLGTERVFLKDAVGRVLASSVVSPEDRPSFDNSAMDGYAVISEDTEGASEDSPVLLKLVGEVPAGVWPSCKVEKKTAVKIFTGAPLPEGADAVVPVEYTQEKDGYVVVKKRVPAGANVRRKGEEFRRGEILLEEGTTLRHYEIALLASINVVQVEVYRRPRVGILSTGDELVDLGEEITSPSQIRTSNNYGLLAGVILAGGEPHLLGIVGDEPVKLGKLMKSIEEYDVFITTGGVSVGERDLVKVLVEEYGVDVKFHKVRIKPAKPVLFGLKGKTLFFGLPGNPVSTMIAFDLLVKPALLKLQGVRNHVPQIQKATLVRDFSRKDSERLEFVRARVWWEGDTFLCDYSPKTQSHMLTSYVGMNAYMIVPEGVNTLREGDRVDVILL, via the coding sequence GTGATATCCTATCAAGAAGCTCTCCGTATCCTTCTGGAGAACACACAACCTCTGGGTACCGAAAGGGTCTTTCTGAAGGATGCGGTAGGAAGAGTTCTTGCATCCTCAGTGGTTTCTCCCGAAGACAGACCCTCTTTTGACAACTCCGCCATGGACGGTTACGCGGTGATAAGTGAGGATACGGAGGGTGCTTCAGAAGATAGTCCTGTACTCCTTAAACTGGTGGGGGAGGTGCCTGCAGGTGTATGGCCATCCTGTAAGGTGGAGAAAAAAACAGCTGTTAAGATCTTCACAGGAGCTCCACTCCCGGAGGGTGCAGACGCCGTCGTGCCTGTAGAGTACACGCAGGAGAAGGATGGCTATGTAGTGGTAAAGAAAAGGGTCCCTGCAGGTGCTAACGTGAGACGGAAGGGAGAAGAGTTTAGGAGAGGGGAGATTCTCTTAGAAGAGGGGACAACCCTAAGACATTACGAGATAGCCCTCTTGGCTTCCATAAACGTGGTTCAAGTGGAGGTCTACAGAAGGCCGAGGGTGGGGATTCTATCCACAGGTGATGAACTGGTGGATCTGGGAGAGGAGATAACCAGTCCGTCTCAGATAAGGACCTCTAACAACTACGGCCTGCTGGCCGGTGTGATCTTGGCAGGAGGGGAACCGCACCTGTTGGGTATAGTGGGTGATGAACCGGTAAAGCTAGGAAAACTCATGAAAAGTATAGAAGAGTATGATGTTTTTATAACTACAGGTGGTGTTTCGGTAGGTGAGAGGGATCTTGTGAAGGTTTTGGTAGAGGAGTACGGAGTGGATGTAAAGTTTCATAAGGTAAGGATAAAACCTGCAAAACCCGTCCTGTTTGGTTTGAAAGGTAAGACTCTCTTCTTTGGTCTACCCGGAAATCCCGTGTCCACCATGATAGCCTTTGATCTGTTGGTAAAACCTGCACTTTTAAAACTGCAGGGTGTAAGAAACCACGTGCCCCAGATTCAAAAGGCTACTCTCGTTAGGGATTTCTCCCGCAAAGATTCAGAAAGACTTGAGTTTGTGAGAGCCCGTGTATGGTGGGAGGGTGATACTTTTCTCTGTGACTATTCGCCAAAAACCCAGTCCCATATGCTTACCTCCTATGTGGGTATGAACGCTTACATGATAGTCCCGGAAGGCGTCAATACTCTCAGAGAAGGCGACAGGGTGGATGTGATACTTCTGTGA
- the leuC gene encoding 3-isopropylmalate dehydratase large subunit, with product MGMTITEKIIAKHAGKKEVYPGELVTAKVDLVMANDVTAPLAIKVLEKYGIDRVFDPERIALVLSHFVPAKDIKSAEQAKIVREFVKKHGIKWFFQEGEGIEHALLPEEGLVVPGDLVVGADSHTCTYGALGAFSTGMGSTDIAYAIATGETWLKVPESMKFIFYGKPKRWVMGKDFILYTIGQIGVDGALYRAMEFEGEAIRALSMDQRFTITNMAVEAGAKNGIIAPDEKTIEYVSQRAKKEWEVYTSDPDAHYVEIYEWDAGKIEPVVAWPFLPSNVHPVTESTHITIDQAFIGSCTNGRLEDLRIAAAVLKGKKVHPYVRCIVIPASKKVYMQALKEGLIDIFMEAGCVVSVSTCGPCLGGHMGILAEGERCISTSNRNFPGRMGHPKSEAYLANPAVVAASAVLGRIAHPEEVVKASELEEVLA from the coding sequence ATGGGTATGACCATAACGGAGAAGATAATTGCAAAACATGCAGGCAAGAAAGAGGTATACCCAGGCGAGTTGGTCACCGCCAAGGTGGATCTGGTGATGGCCAACGATGTAACCGCACCTTTAGCTATAAAGGTGCTGGAAAAATACGGCATAGATAGAGTCTTTGATCCTGAAAGGATAGCTCTAGTGCTGTCTCACTTTGTACCTGCCAAGGACATAAAGTCTGCAGAACAGGCCAAGATAGTGAGGGAGTTTGTGAAAAAACACGGCATTAAGTGGTTCTTCCAGGAAGGTGAGGGTATAGAGCACGCCCTTCTTCCGGAGGAAGGTCTTGTGGTGCCTGGGGATCTTGTAGTAGGTGCTGACTCCCACACATGCACCTACGGTGCCTTAGGAGCCTTCTCCACAGGGATGGGATCCACCGACATAGCCTACGCTATCGCCACAGGAGAAACCTGGTTAAAGGTTCCGGAAAGTATGAAGTTCATATTTTACGGAAAGCCTAAGCGATGGGTAATGGGGAAGGACTTCATCCTCTACACCATAGGTCAGATAGGTGTGGATGGTGCCCTTTACAGAGCTATGGAGTTTGAAGGTGAGGCCATAAGAGCCCTTTCCATGGATCAGCGCTTCACCATTACCAACATGGCGGTGGAGGCAGGTGCCAAAAACGGTATCATTGCACCGGACGAAAAAACCATAGAGTACGTTTCTCAGAGAGCGAAGAAAGAGTGGGAGGTGTACACATCGGATCCAGATGCCCATTACGTGGAGATATACGAGTGGGATGCAGGTAAGATAGAACCTGTGGTGGCGTGGCCCTTCTTACCTTCCAACGTTCATCCTGTCACCGAGTCCACCCATATCACCATAGACCAAGCCTTTATAGGATCTTGTACTAATGGAAGACTGGAGGATCTCAGGATAGCAGCCGCTGTGCTGAAGGGTAAGAAGGTACACCCCTACGTCAGGTGTATAGTGATACCTGCTTCTAAGAAAGTTTACATGCAGGCTCTTAAGGAAGGTTTGATAGATATCTTCATGGAGGCCGGATGCGTAGTATCTGTTTCCACATGTGGTCCGTGTTTGGGTGGACACATGGGTATACTGGCCGAAGGAGAGAGATGCATATCCACCTCCAACAGAAACTTCCCCGGCAGGATGGGACACCCTAAGAGTGAAGCCTATCTGGCCAATCCTGCTGTGGTGGCTGCGAGCGCTGTTTTGGGAAGGATAGCGCATCCGGAAGAGGTGGTGAAAGCTTCTGAGCTGGAGGAGGTCTTAGCGTGA
- the ftsH gene encoding ATP-dependent zinc metalloprotease FtsH → MQWFKNIFVWLFIIGFMVLAFNMFESGSKSGAVRTPINTVLQLADEGKLREVKIRDNTLVGVTTDGQRIETGIPPGSDLVDRLIEKGVNVEVQTQDHGGWWMTFLVSWLPILVFIGIWIYMMRQVSSGGGNARAFSFGKSRAKIYIDEKPKVKLEDVAGMDEVKEEVKEIIEYLRDPLRFQRLGGRPPKGVLLYGEPGVGKTLLARAIAGEAHVPFISVSGSDFVEMFVGVGAARVRDLFETAKRHAPCIIFIDEIDAVGRSRGVINLGGGHDEREQTLNQLLVEMDGFDTSDGIIVIAATNRPDILDPALLRPGRFDRQIFIPRPDVRGRYEILKVHARNKKLAPDVDLEVVARATPGFTGADLENLLNEAALLAARKGKEYIQMEDIEEAIDRVTMGLERKGMVISSKEKEKIAYHEAGHAIMSLMVPGSDALHKVSIIPRGMALGVTQQLPIDDKHMYDRQDLMGRLMILMGGRAAEEVFYGKEGITTGAENDLQRATELAYRMVSMWGMSDRLGPVAVRRVANPFLGGMTTSIDISEELRKEIDEEVRRLLSEAYEEAKRIIETHREPLRAVVKKLLEKETITCEEFVEVLRLYDVEVKNQCKKEEHKTEEKTVEV, encoded by the coding sequence ATGCAGTGGTTTAAGAACATCTTTGTTTGGTTGTTCATAATAGGGTTTATGGTTTTAGCCTTTAATATGTTTGAATCGGGAAGTAAATCCGGTGCTGTACGAACACCCATCAACACAGTTTTGCAACTTGCTGACGAAGGTAAGCTACGTGAGGTAAAGATAAGAGATAACACCTTGGTGGGTGTAACTACTGACGGCCAAAGGATAGAAACGGGTATACCCCCTGGTTCTGATCTCGTGGATCGCCTGATAGAGAAAGGTGTGAACGTAGAGGTTCAGACACAGGATCACGGTGGGTGGTGGATGACTTTTCTGGTCTCCTGGCTTCCTATCCTCGTCTTTATAGGCATATGGATCTACATGATGAGGCAGGTAAGTTCAGGTGGAGGAAACGCACGCGCCTTCAGTTTCGGCAAAAGCAGAGCCAAGATATACATAGACGAGAAACCTAAGGTGAAGCTGGAAGATGTGGCTGGTATGGATGAGGTGAAGGAGGAGGTAAAGGAGATAATAGAGTACCTAAGGGATCCTCTGCGCTTTCAACGCCTGGGAGGAAGACCTCCGAAAGGTGTTCTCCTGTACGGAGAGCCTGGTGTTGGTAAAACACTTCTGGCAAGAGCCATAGCAGGTGAGGCTCATGTTCCCTTCATATCTGTGTCAGGATCCGATTTTGTGGAGATGTTTGTGGGTGTAGGTGCTGCCCGTGTGAGGGATCTCTTTGAGACAGCCAAGAGACATGCACCCTGTATCATTTTCATAGATGAGATAGACGCGGTAGGCAGATCCCGGGGTGTCATCAACTTGGGAGGGGGACACGACGAGAGAGAACAGACCCTCAACCAGCTACTGGTGGAGATGGATGGTTTTGACACCTCAGACGGCATCATAGTGATAGCGGCCACCAACAGGCCCGACATACTAGATCCCGCCCTCCTTAGACCCGGAAGATTTGACAGGCAGATCTTTATACCCAGACCTGATGTGAGAGGAAGATACGAGATCCTCAAGGTGCATGCCAGGAACAAGAAGCTGGCACCCGATGTAGATCTGGAGGTGGTAGCTAGAGCTACACCTGGTTTCACCGGTGCAGATCTGGAAAACCTCCTTAACGAAGCTGCACTTCTGGCAGCCAGGAAAGGTAAAGAGTACATACAGATGGAGGACATAGAAGAGGCTATAGACAGGGTGACCATGGGCTTGGAACGCAAGGGTATGGTAATATCTTCCAAGGAGAAGGAGAAGATAGCTTATCACGAAGCAGGGCATGCCATCATGAGCCTTATGGTGCCTGGATCTGATGCTCTTCATAAGGTGTCCATCATACCAAGAGGGATGGCTTTAGGTGTAACCCAACAACTTCCCATAGATGACAAGCATATGTATGACAGGCAGGACCTTATGGGTAGACTCATGATCCTCATGGGAGGAAGGGCAGCGGAGGAGGTCTTTTACGGCAAAGAAGGTATTACCACAGGGGCAGAAAATGACCTTCAGAGGGCCACAGAGCTGGCTTACAGAATGGTCTCCATGTGGGGTATGAGTGATAGACTAGGACCTGTGGCCGTAAGGCGCGTGGCTAATCCTTTCCTAGGAGGTATGACCACTTCCATAGATATAAGTGAGGAACTGCGCAAGGAGATAGACGAAGAGGTCAGACGTCTCCTTTCCGAAGCTTACGAAGAAGCTAAGAGGATCATAGAGACTCACAGGGAACCCCTTAGGGCTGTGGTGAAGAAACTTTTAGAGAAAGAAACCATAACGTGCGAGGAGTTTGTGGAGGTCTTAAGATTGTACGATGTAGAAGTTAAAAACCAATGTAAGAAAGAAGAACACAAAACAGAAGAAAAAACTGTGGAGGTTTGA
- the tilS gene encoding tRNA lysidine(34) synthetase TilS, protein MSLLRKVVFLQRKLQLIPPGSSLLVAFSGGADSVALVLALLELKGFIGWKRILLMHVNHMIRGGEAERDELFCREFAQRHQLPLLVERIDIPSIAEKKKENLESIAREERYRLLREVKDREGLDLIVTAHHLNDLVETVLLWLVRGCGTEGLMGFDEREGDVVRPLFLVKKEEIVAFVKGKGESWVEDSTNMDVGYARNRIRHRVIPELKKINPSFEENFLRLRALLKDEDSYLREKTKEALALVQQEGRKAFLKLHPALQRRVVMEIYGVRNFRLVEQIINSIKKGEELKTAQYRIS, encoded by the coding sequence ATGAGCCTCCTTAGGAAAGTGGTGTTCCTTCAAAGAAAACTTCAGCTTATACCCCCAGGATCCTCTCTTCTGGTGGCCTTCTCGGGGGGAGCCGATTCGGTGGCTCTCGTCTTAGCTCTTCTGGAGCTTAAGGGCTTCATAGGGTGGAAGAGGATTCTACTGATGCACGTCAATCATATGATAAGGGGGGGAGAGGCAGAGAGGGATGAGCTTTTTTGTAGGGAGTTTGCCCAAAGGCACCAGCTACCTCTTCTGGTAGAGAGGATTGATATCCCATCCATAGCAGAGAAGAAAAAGGAGAATCTGGAAAGTATAGCGCGGGAAGAGAGGTACAGGCTTCTGAGGGAGGTGAAAGATAGGGAGGGCCTTGATCTCATAGTGACCGCCCATCATCTTAACGATCTTGTAGAAACGGTACTACTTTGGCTGGTAAGAGGATGTGGTACCGAGGGTCTTATGGGATTCGATGAGAGAGAAGGCGATGTAGTAAGGCCACTGTTTCTGGTGAAGAAGGAGGAGATCGTTGCCTTCGTAAAGGGTAAGGGGGAGAGCTGGGTTGAGGACTCTACCAACATGGATGTTGGCTATGCCCGTAACAGGATAAGGCACAGGGTTATTCCTGAACTGAAGAAGATAAACCCTTCTTTTGAGGAAAACTTTCTGCGCTTACGCGCCCTTCTGAAGGATGAGGACAGTTATCTGAGAGAAAAAACGAAAGAAGCCTTAGCACTGGTTCAGCAGGAAGGCAGGAAGGCTTTTCTGAAACTGCACCCGGCTCTTCAGAGGCGTGTGGTTATGGAGATTTACGGAGTGAGAAACTTCCGTCTCGTAGAACAGATAATAAACAGCATCAAGAAAGGTGAGGAGTTGAAAACAGCACAGTACAGAATATCTTAA
- a CDS encoding 2Fe-2S iron-sulfur cluster-binding protein has product MAKVKINGKVFEIPPGVRFGELHHEIEKAGVEFGCTDGQCGVCVCTVKKGLECLAEPSETEEETLWRIGEYEENRRLTCQLVIEKEDCEIELETD; this is encoded by the coding sequence ATGGCTAAGGTGAAGATCAACGGCAAAGTTTTTGAAATACCACCAGGCGTTCGTTTCGGTGAACTTCATCATGAGATAGAAAAAGCCGGTGTGGAGTTTGGTTGTACCGACGGTCAGTGCGGTGTGTGCGTATGCACCGTCAAGAAAGGTCTCGAATGCCTTGCTGAGCCTTCAGAAACAGAAGAAGAAACCCTGTGGCGTATAGGGGAGTACGAAGAAAACAGGAGACTAACCTGCCAGCTCGTCATAGAAAAGGAAGATTGTGAGATAGAACTGGAAACAGACTGA
- the bioD gene encoding dethiobiotin synthase: MRAVFVTATDTGVGKTFVSYNLALTLREMGVKVGYFKPIETDVRDVPSDGAMVCSVTGQEVEEAVPVRFRLPLSPYAALLEEGGDFSLEELYQHMQSLLKKYEFLIVEGAGGIAVPIKKGYDYARLAKEWNLPVLLVARAGLGTINHTYLSWFYMKTQGINLLGIIMNGFSGKDVSERTNPQIVEELTGIKPLCLPYTEGGELPPHLRRSLASLIGF; this comes from the coding sequence ATGCGCGCCGTTTTTGTAACTGCAACGGACACGGGTGTGGGTAAAACCTTTGTCTCCTACAACCTCGCCCTCACCCTCAGGGAAATGGGTGTGAAGGTAGGATACTTTAAGCCTATAGAGACAGACGTAAGGGACGTTCCCTCTGACGGAGCTATGGTGTGTAGTGTGACAGGGCAAGAAGTGGAAGAGGCTGTGCCTGTACGTTTTCGTCTACCTTTGTCACCTTACGCTGCTCTTCTGGAGGAAGGTGGAGATTTTTCTCTGGAGGAACTATACCAACATATGCAGAGCCTCCTAAAAAAGTACGAGTTCCTGATAGTGGAAGGTGCAGGTGGCATAGCAGTTCCCATAAAGAAAGGCTACGATTACGCAAGACTGGCAAAGGAATGGAACCTTCCAGTTTTACTGGTGGCAAGGGCCGGGTTAGGTACCATAAACCACACATATCTATCGTGGTTCTACATGAAGACTCAGGGAATAAACCTGCTGGGAATTATCATGAACGGGTTCTCTGGTAAGGATGTATCTGAAAGGACCAATCCCCAGATAGTGGAAGAACTCACAGGTATAAAGCCTCTCTGCCTACCTTACACGGAAGGTGGAGAACTGCCACCACACCTGAGAAGATCACTGGCCAGTCTTATCGGGTTTTAG